Below is a genomic region from Balaenoptera acutorostrata chromosome 9, mBalAcu1.1, whole genome shotgun sequence.
AAGGAAAAGTATTGCAAGCAATGGTAGTAGCTGTTGGATCAGGCTCTAAAGGAAAGGCTGGAGAGATTCAACCAGTTAGTGTGAAAGTTGGAGATAAAGTTCTTCTCCCAGAATACGGAGGCACCAAAGTAGTTCTAGATGACAAGGATTATTTCCTATTTAGAGATGGTGACATTCTTGGAAAATATGTCGACTAAAATAAGTCACTATTgaaatggcatcacgtgaagctgcccgttcccccaatggcatcacgtgaagctgccactgaagttctgaaatctttcatcctgtaaataatttccgtgtttcttttataataaagtaatgatatccaaactaatgatattcagtgtctctgaaatttagttttctctgtattgatttaaacattcccaaataaaagtatataaatgaaaaaaaaaaaaaaaaagagaataaagctgaagttcacttttttcttcccccttttcacaAGTTTTGGATACGTTTATTAAGAATCAATGACTTTAACTGAAGTCTGTAATACTCCATCTATGTTGCACATTAATGGACAATATGGTAGGGTGAGTGGTTTGAATAGAATTCATACTCCAGGCCTTagtagaaaagtataatattctaattataggtataatcaaaaatattgtctgaattaatatcgttaattatattgaattaaaCCTCAAACTCAGAAcctatattcaaagaataaatctaagtttgagtagactgaccacaaatctatttcctcttccccttctttcagatatcatctcagtagaattaaaggcattttttaaaaaagctatacataagacaggataaacagcagatgatttttaatgtttgaaaggtgaaaagactagataaaggagtggtaactgacatggcagaaaGGAGGAAGCACAACCTTGGTACCTACGGAGAGTGACTAGGACAGGAACAAGAAAACCAGT
It encodes:
- the LOC130708916 gene encoding 10 kDa heat shock protein, mitochondrial-like — its product is MAGQAFRKFLPLFDRVLVERSAPEVVTKGGIMLPEKSQGKVLQAMVVAVGSGSKGKAGEIQPVSVKVGDKVLLPEYGGTKVVLDDKDYFLFRDGDILGKYVD